The Drosophila mauritiana strain mau12 chromosome 2R, ASM438214v1, whole genome shotgun sequence genome has a segment encoding these proteins:
- the LOC117136020 gene encoding uncharacterized protein LOC117136020 → MSKKMFSNILVVTLLVLSTDVEARPSSTGGGGGDTNVDPSEYHGNLSVETVLKVQQCEKDTNTMELCMRCAKVTKSEFVYPMCCGNEDGIKDWCREYVYFGNE, encoded by the exons ATGTCTAAGAAA ATGTTCAGCAATATATTGGTGGTGACCCTACTTGTACTCAGTACGGATGTCGAAGCACGACCCTCCTCCacgggtggtggtggtggtgacaCGAACGTGGATCCCAGCGAATACCACGGCAATCTGTCGGTGGAAACGGTGCTGAAAGTGCAGCAGTGCGAGAAGGACACCAACACGATGGAGCTGTGCATGCGGTGCGCCAAGGTGACCAAGTCGGAGTTCGTCTATCCCATGTGCTGCGGCAACGAAGATGGCATCAAGGACTGGTGCAGGGAGTACGTGTACTTCGGCAACGAGTAG
- the LOC117135963 gene encoding uncharacterized protein LOC117135963: MVVSTATMPPEIRQVPAIKKEHSELLENPANSKPCDPDETVEEGDVEEDREEGEIVDEFEVIISSEDDEFKLRARIQQLEENNKDVERMDLLSANLAHQYNYAKPGPRLPPQQQKSSVYILSDVSTQSEDEFEAQRKYRKHKVRRLEMGKRHNNSLSSDFRRNPFVRRHKRCSPPSPVTTQRRRQDYHHNQPPNRYQRRHQQHYELEDSLESDGELGEYDIACDNDDDELDMQKLRLSRDKLRVALAREEREEFVSQYKNSLRERLQYRVNKSPSPKHSKEYQQEEEELPLPPIQILSDGGEDEPQEQNVPQREDPAELKLRLIALKSAILKKHLARKKRDAERAYSPTDMINRVHPVISNDDDIDDLMEISPAASPDRVQSPPRYSTDYAVDTKPVDMDLAETDSDDQQKEIWNSWSNNWNSIDNAGGSWRCFLPNNLPPVSVPIVIDEDDEVDLNTDNRIMRENIVYDDDEVPPPPPPFHIPKIHLEDEDARDAMHLVDQHSNHSYNSELQTVSMENSQTHINPLDQFQPNSSDDEAGALRAILLSNLRANRPPPPPPRTPPPVDCEFKTAPAQVHVPESIAVPVLAPVPVADPVPSFVPGPVTQLKEDSTQDNDSDDPEELRLLLLSSIATKKGTNPKSDLRPEILKNALKRFQPSDLAIKDERSQDQHSILDESNVLKAEKEIENETAVDAVALETAPINVESLEVPQPRVKLEVQEHTPSFSPTKIIKIVKPNKVINKKTTTKRKLTAIENSGLSMKRPNVLMIKEPSAPLRSQEVIASSTRLITTVDPASIKVNKMIISLAEESPASDDDLELSSCFAYGNTDIASPLSLAMGSFSGSTTRSNTPISEIAETVPNVNINLRRTLINDYFEKKIDDFLKQARSKAPTTNSPEAATEKTSEKPQVKEKPPKSVTSPKTQPPPKTTPVAVRHLPVASQKEYLRLVERMQMLEQKKVRAAKTAAPVAKSKAPTVDKPTPKNNSSPSSANIVNNPAKEVLGSKKSSPITNAKATSAVQKPQVKTVTLKSAKTKAMQNHQISKESRLKAFETSFVKIGGSMLVNLDKSLQMVEEAKKSKAIRLRCSQRLKELYAEMQTLRQAVKQEELKLSKIQPEIQASHEIIISLKQKRHKLHAAAMDLGRGLRGDDYRLIDEGKAAITTKSTQLTKEIRLYNSIVNYADLVKLSDAEISQPNAVMPTESKTVQHEESRENFESNSQKSAALQPTEPLTDPQIKNQSETTETEPAIGKQLETETDPPDDQAQEKTVEVAVTTTAPYTVSIMRELREEKSDEHHRESYLSAYHTPMCRNYNSHLDVHATICPFDLMGRCEDADCSYLHLARPDSQNELPKTSPLSITNK; the protein is encoded by the exons ATGGTTGTTTCAACAGCCACAATGCCTCCGGAAATACGGCAAGTGCCCGCGATAAAAAAAGAGCACTCGGAGCTGCTGGAAAACCCTGCGAACTCTAAACCTTGTGATCCTGACGAAACAGTAGAGGAGGGAGATGTCGAGGAGGATCGTGAGGAGGGCGAGATTGTAGACGAATTCGAGGTAATCATTTCATCCGAGGATGACGAGTTCAAGTTGCGCGCTCGGAtccagcagctggaggagaacAACAAGGATGTGGAGCGCATGGACCTGCTATCCGCCAATTTGGCACATCAATACA ATTACGCGAAGCCTGGACCGCGTTTACCGCCTCAGCAGCAAAAGTCTTCCGTTTACATTTTGTCGGATGTGTCGACCCAGTCTGAGGATGAATTCGAGGCCCAGCGAAAATATCGCAAACACAAGGTGCGCCGCCTGGAGATGGGCAAAAGGCATAATAATTCATTGTCCAGTGACTTCCGGCGGAATCCCTTTGTCAGGCGTCATAAGCGCTGTTCGCCACCTTCTCCGGTCACCACACAGCGCCGGCGGCAGGACTATCATCATAATCAGCCACCCAATCGCTACCAGCGTCGACACCAACAACACTATGAGCTTGAAGATTCCCTGGAGAGCGACGGCGAGCTGGGTGAGTACGACATAGCCTGTGACAACGATGACGACGAGTTAGACATGCAAAAGCTTAGACTGAGCAGGGATAAGTTGCGCGTGGCTTTGGCGCGGGAGGAGCGAGAGGAATTCGTGAGTCAATACAAAAACAGCCTGAGAGAGCGACTTCAGTACCGCGTGAACAAATCGCCTAGCCCCAAGCACAGCAAGGAGTACCAACAAGAAGAGGAGGAACTGCCACTTCCGCCAATACAGATATTATCGGATGGCGGCGAGGACGAACCTCAGGAACAGAATGTGCCGCAAAGGGAAGATCCTGCCGAGCTTAAGCTTCGACTGATAGCCCTTAAATCTGCCATACTTAAAAAGCATTTAGCGCGAAAGAAACGGGACGCGGAGCGGGCTTACTCGCCCACTGATATGATCAATCGCGTGCATCCCGTCATTTCCAATGACGACGACATCGATGACTTAATGGAGATCAGCCCAGCCGCATCGCCAGATCGAGTACAAAGTCCGCCGAGATACTCTACTGATTATGCCGTGGACACAAAGCCTGTGGACATGGATCTAGCCGAAACGGACAGCGATGATCAGCAAAAAGAAATCTGGAATTCGTGGTCCAACAACTGGAACTCCATTGATAACGCAGGTGGCAGTTGGCGCTGTTTTTTACCCAACAATTTGCCGCCTGTGTCGGTTCCCATTGTGATAGACGAAGATGATGAGGTAGATTTAAATACGGATAATCGGATAATGAGAGAAAATATAGTTTACGATGACGACGAAGtaccgccgccaccgccgccctTTCACATTCCAAAAATTCATCTGGAGGACGAGGATGCCAGGGATGCCATGCACCTAGTCGATCAGCATTCTAATCATAGCTATAACTCGGAGTTGCAGACCGTTTCCATGGAAAACTCGCAGACGCATATAAATCCATTAGACCAATTCCAGCCAAATTCGAGTGACGATGAGGCAGGAGCTTTGCGAGCTATTCTGCTATCCAATTTGCGGGCAAATAGAcccccaccaccacctccaAGAACGCCACCACCTGTTGATTGTGAGTTTAAAACTGCCCCGGCTCAGGTCCACGTTCCGGAATCTATTGCAGTCCCTGTGCTCGCTCCTGTACCTGTTGCCGATCCAGTGCCTTCTTTCGTACCTGGCCCCGTGACTCAACTCAAGGAAGATTCAACGCAAGACAATGATTCAGATGATCCAGAAGAGCTGCGTTTATTGCTCCTTTCCAGCATAGCGACCAAAAAAGGGACCAACCCAAAGTCCGATTTAAGACCAGAGATACTCAAGAATGCTTTAAAACGTTTCCAGCCCTCGGATCTGGCAATAAAAGATGAACGGTCTCAGGATCAACAttcaattctagatgaaagtAATGTACTGAAAGCAGAAAAGGAGATAGAAAATGAAACTGCAGTTGACGCAGTTGCATTAGAAACTGCGCCCATTAACGTGGAATCTTTGGAGGTGCCTCAACCGCGGGTCAAGCTTGAAGTGCAGGAACATACACCATCGTTCTCCCccacaaaaattataaaaattgtaaagcCCAACAAAGTGATAAACAAAAAGACAACTACTAAACGGAAATTGACCGCGATTGAAAATTCAGGGTTGAGCATGAAACGGCCGAATGTGTTAATGATTAAGGAACCCAGCGCTCCACTGCGTAGTCAGGAAGTGATTGCATCCAGCACTCGCCTGATCACCACCGTAGATCCAGCCAGCATCAAAGTAAATAAGATGATCATTAGCTTAGCAGAGGAGTCGCCCGCCAGTGATGATGACCTAGAGCTGAGTTCGTGCTTCGCCTATGGAAACACAGACATTGCCAGCCCCTTGAGTTTGGCCATGGGCAGCTTCAGTGGTTCAACCACCAGATCAAATACTCCCATATCCGAGATTGCCGAAACGGTTCCCAATGTCAATATCAATCTCAGACGTACTTTGATTAACGATTACTTTGAGAAGAAGATCGACGACTTTCTGAAGCAAGCCAGATCCAAAGCTCCCACAACCAACTCACCAGAGGCAGCGACAGAAAAGACGTCTGAGAAACCTCAGGTTAAGGAAAAACCTCCAAAAAGTGTAACTTCTCCTAAGACACAGCCGCCTCCAAAGACAACGCCGGTG GCTGTTCGACATTTACCAGTTGCATCGCAGAAGGAATACCTCCGTTTGGTCGAGCGTATGCAAATGCTGGAACAAAAGAAGGTTCGAGCGGCCAAGACTGCTGCTCCTGTTGCCAAAAGCAAGGCGCCTACTGTTGATAAGCCAACGCCGAAGAACAATTCATCGCCAAGCTCAGCGAATATTGTAAACAACCCAGCCAAAGAAGTCCTAGGCAGTAAAAAAAGTTCCCCTATTACAAACGCTAAAGCTACCTCAGCAGTTCAGAAACCACAAGTCAAAACTGTGACTTTAAAAtcggcaaaaacaaaagctatGCAAAATCACCAGATTTCCAAGGAGAGTCGACTGAAGGCATTTGAGACTTCATTTGTTAAGATTGG GGGGAGCATGCTAGTCAATCTAGACAAATCGCTGCAAATGGTGGAAGAAGCCAAGAAGTCAAAGGCAATACGTTTACGATGCTCACAGCGTCTCAAGGAACTCTATGCCGAAATGCAGACATTAAGGCAGGCGGTTAAACAGGAGGAACTTAAGCTGTCGAAGATTCAGCCCGAGATTCAGGCCAGCCATGAGATCATCATATCACTCAAGCAGAAACGACATAAACTTCATGCGGCGGCTATGGACTTGGGCCGTGGATTAAGGGGCGATGACTACAG GTTAATCGACGAGGGAAAGGCTGCCATCACCACAAAATCAACACAGCTTACCAAGGAGATACGCCTGTACAATTCTATAGTAAACTACGCTGACCTTGTGAAACTGTCTGATGCGGAGATTAGTCAGCCAAACGCTGTAATGCCAACGGAATCCAAAACGGTTCAACATGAGGAGTCAAGGGAGAATTTTGAGTCGAATTCTCAGAAATCGGCAGCTTTACAACCCACTGAACCTTTAACGGATCCTCAGATTAAAAATCAAAGTGAAACGACGGAGACAGAGCCTGCGATTGGAAAACAACTTGAAACGGAGACTGACCCTCCAGAT GATCAGGCGCAGGAAAAAACTGTGGAAGTCGCCGTCACAACTACAGCCCCCTATACGGTTAGCATAATGCGGGAACTGCGCGAGGAGAAGTCCGACGAGCATCATAGGGAAAGCTATCTAAGTGCCTATCACACGCCCATGTGTAGGAACTACAATAG CCACCTCGATGTCCACGCCACAATCTGCCCGTTTGATCTGATGGGTCGCTGTGAGGATGCGGACTGCTCCTACCTGCACTTAGCCCGCCCCGACTCCCAAAACGAACTGCCAAAGACAAGCCCTCTCTCAATAACTAACAAATAA
- the LOC117135983 gene encoding uncharacterized protein LOC117135983, with translation MFGSSETISVQCYTERCSVYIYFNCDFFGVIQNVVQSTSILIVIFSVKFVVIKMENPNEFTEKQPPTQEQPTHLPGVNEVAQKFLANLDEKQPPNQDEPTQEQPSKEQPTHLPRVNEVAQEFLADLDEKQPPNQDQPTQEQPSKEQPTKEQPTHLRRVNEVQKFLADLDEERKRLSAEFPLCALLIDEAVDRVYGTGHIPGKERFADVYQQKPMKITQKVFVPVNQFPKFNFVGKILGPKGNSLRRLQEESQCKIAIKGRSSIRDRNKEEQLRSSGDRRYAHLEKNLFLEVSTVAPPAECYARIAYALAEIRKYLIPDDNDEVWHEQQRELMEMNPELAKNTKGLNLPAYRSVFEKMIGGNRTGVAKYNNLIKRYKENPPKSVFDETFGGNRTGVPKYNKLIKRDKENPPEVADMEEVAYIHRMLPSRPSMRYENRIPRPSIKTTNAAPLKRPYPYPTDVNRMREPPIKSYKPNPIWT, from the exons ATGTTTGGCAGCTCCGAAACCATTTCAGTTCAGTGTTATACAGAACGTTGTTCAGTCTACATCTATTTTAATTGTGATTTTTTCGGTGTTATACAGAACGTTGTTCAGTCTACATCAATTTTAATTGTGATTTTTTCGGTAAAGTTCGTTGtgataaaaatggaaaacccaAACGAGTTTACTGAGAAACAGCCACCTACCCAGGAGCAACCTACCCACCTGCCGGGTGTGAACGAGGTGGCCCAAAAGTTTCTCGCCAATTTGGACGAGAAACAGCCACCCAACCAAGATGAACCTACCCAGGAGCAACCTAGCAAGGAGCAACCTACCCACCTGCCGCGTGTGAACGAGGTGGCCCAAGAGTTTCTCGCCGATTTGGATGAGAAACAGCCACCCAACCAAGACCAACCTACCCAGGAGCAACCTAGCAAGGAGCAACCTACCAAGGAGCAACCTACCCACCTGCGGCGTGTGAACGAGGTCCAAAAGTTTCTCGCCGATTTGGACGAGGAGCGCAAGCGATTGTCCGCGGAGTTTCCACTTTGCGCACTGCTAATAGACGAGG CTGTGGACCGTGTCTACGGCACTGGTCATATTCCCGGCAAGGAGCGCTTTGCAGACGTGTACCAGCAGAAGCCGATGAAGATTACCCAAAAGGTCTTCGTGCCCGTTAATCAGTTTCCCAAG TTCAACTTCGTTGGCAAGATCCTCGGGCCCAAGGGGAACTCACTGCGTCGCCTTCAGGAGGAGAGCCAGTGCAAGATTGCCATTAAGGGTCGCAGTTCGATCCGCGATCGTAACAAAGAGGAGCAGCTGCGCAGCTCCGGCGACCGGAGATATGCCCATCTTGAGAAGAATCTCTTTCTGGAGGTCAGCACGGTGGCCCCTCCGGCGGAGTGCTATGCCCGCATAGCCTACGCCCTGGCCGAGATCCGAAAGTATCTTATCCCAGACGATAACGACGAGGTTTGGCACGAGCAGCAGCGCGAGCTGATGGAAATGAATCccgagttggccaaaaacacTAAAGGACTCAATCTGCCTGCCTACAG ATCTGTCTTTGAAAAGATGATTGGAGGCAACAGAACTGGGGTTGCCAAGTACAACAACCTGATTAAGCGATATAAGGAAAATCCGCCCAA ATCTGTCTTCGACGAGACATTTGGAGGCAACAGAACTGGGGTTCCCAAGTACAACAAACTGATTAAGCGAGATAAGGAAAATCCGCCCGA AGTCGCCGATATGGAGGAGGTGGCCTATATACATCGTATGCTCCCCAGTCGTCCGTCTATGCGCTATGAGAACAGAATAC CACGACCATCAATAAAAACCACAAACGCTGCGCCACTTAAACGTCCATATCCGTATCCGACTGACGTGAATCGTATGCGCGAACCGCCCATCAAGTCCTATAAACCCAACCCAATATGGACTTAG
- the LOC117135970 gene encoding ATP-dependent RNA helicase ddx46 isoform X1, producing the protein MFGSSETISVQCYTERCSVYIYFNCDFFGVIQNVVQSTSILIVIFSVKFVVIKMENPNEFTEKQPPTQEQPTQEQPSKEQPTKEQPTHLPGVKEVAQKFLADLDEKQPPNQDQPTQEQPAKEQPTKEQPTKEQPTHLPRVNEVAQEFLADLDEKQPPNQDQPTQEQPSKEQPTKEQPTHLPGVKEVAQKFLADLDEKQPPNQDQPTQEQPAKEQPTKEQPTKEQPTHLPRVNEVAQEFLADLDEKQPPNQDQPTQEQPSKEQPTKEQPTKEQPTHLPRVNEVAQEFLADLDEKQPPNQDQPTQEQPSKEQPTKEQPTHLPRVNEVQKFLADLDEERKRLSAEFPLCALLIDEAVDRVYGTGHIPGKERFSDVYQQKPMKITQKVFVPVNQFPKFNFVGKILGPKGNSLRRLQEESQCKIAIKGRSSIRDRNKEEQLRSSGDRRYAHLEKNLFLEVSTVAPPAECYARIAYALAEIRKYLIPDDNDEVWHEQQRELMEMNPELAKNTKGLNLPAYRSVFEKMIGGNRTGVVKYNNLIKRYKENPPKSVFDETFGGNRTGVPKYNKLIKRDKENPPESVFDETFGGNRTGVPKYNKLIKRDKENPPEVADMEEVAYKHRMLPSRPSMRYENRIPRPSIRTTNAAPLKRPYPYPTDVNRMREPPIKSYKPNPIWT; encoded by the exons ATGTTTGGCAGCTCCGAAACCATTTCAGTTCAGTGTTATACAGAACGTTGTTCAGTCTACATCTATTTTAATTGTGATTTTTTCGGTGTTATACAGAACGTTGTTCAGTCTACATCAATTTTAATTGTGATTTTTTCGGTAAAGTTCGTTGtgataaaaatggaaaacccaAACGAGTTTACTGAGAAACAGCCACCTACCCAGGAGCAACCTACCCAGGAGCAACCTAGCAAGGAGCAACCTACCAAGGAGCAACCTACCCACCTGCCGGGTGTGAAAGAGGTGGCCCAAAAGTTTCTCGCCGATTTGGACGAGAAACAGCCACCCAACCAAGACCAACCTACCCAGGAGCAACCTGCCAAGGAGCAACCTACCAAGGAGCAACCTACCAAGGAGCAACCTACCCACCTGCCGCGTGTGAACGAGGTGGCCCAAGAGTTTCTCGCCGATTTGGACGAGAAACAGCCACCCAACCAAGACCAACCTACCCAGGAGCAACCTAGCAAGGAGCAACCTACCAAGGAGCAACCTACCCACCTGCCGGGTGTGAAAGAGGTGGCCCAAAAGTTTCTCGCCGATTTGGACGAGAAACAGCCACCCAACCAAGACCAACCTACCCAGGAGCAACCTGCCAAGGAGCAACCTACCAAGGAGCAACCTACCAAGGAGCAACCTACCCACCTGCCGCGTGTGAACGAGGTGGCCCAAGAGTTTCTCGCCGATTTGGACGAGAAACAGCCACCCAACCAAGACCAACCTACCCAGGAGCAACCTAGCAAGGAGCAACCTACCAAGGAGCAACCTACCAAGGAGCAACCTACCCACCTGCCGCGTGTGAACGAGGTGGCCCAAGAGTTTCTCGCCGATTTGGATGAGAAACAGCCACCCAACCAAGACCAACCTACCCAGGAGCAACCTAGCAAGGAGCAACCTACCAAGGAGCAACCTACCCACCTGCCGCGTGTGAACGAGGTCCAAAAGTTTCTCGCCGATTTGGACGAGGAGCGCAAGCGATTGTCCGCGGAGTTTCCACTTTGCGCACTGCTAATAGACGAGG CTGTGGACCGTGTCTACGGCACTGGTCATATTCCCGGCAAGGAGCGCTTTTCAGACGTGTACCAGCAGAAGCCGATGAAGATTACCCAAAAGGTCTTCGTGCCCGTTAATCAGTTTCCCAAG TTCAACTTCGTTGGCAAGATCCTCGGGCCCAAGGGGAACTCACTGCGTCGCCTTCAGGAGGAGAGCCAGTGCAAGATTGCCATTAAGGGTCGCAGTTCGATCCGCGATCGTAACAAAGAGGAGCAGCTGCGCAGCTCCGGCGACCGGAGATATGCCCATCTTGAGAAGAATCTCTTTCTGGAGGTCAGCACGGTGGCCCCTCCGGCGGAGTGCTATGCCCGCATAGCCTACGCCCTGGCCGAGATCCGAAAGTATCTTATTCCAGACGATAACGACGAGGTTTGGCACGAGCAGCAGCGCGAGCTGATGGAAATGAATCccgagttggccaaaaacacTAAAGGACTCAATCTGCCTGCCTACAG ATCTGTCTTTGAAAAGATGATTGGAGGCAACAGAACTGGGGTTGTCAAGTACAACAACCTGATTAAGCGATATAAGGAAAATCCGCCCAA ATCTGTCTTCGACGAGACATTTGGAGGCAACAGAACTGGGGTTCCCAAGTACAACAAACTGATTAAGCGAGATAAGGAAAATCCGCCCGA ATCTGTCTTCGACGAGACATTTGGAGGCAACAGAACTGGGGTTCCCAAGTACAACAAACTGATTAAGCGAGATAAGGAAAATCCGCCCGA AGTCGCCGATATGGAGGAGGTGGCCTATAAACATCGTATGCTCCCCAGTCGTCCGTCTATGCGCTATGAGAACAGAATAC CACGACCATCAATAAGAACCACAAACGCTGCGCCACTTAAACGTCCATATCCGTATCCGACTGACGTGAATCGTATGCGCGAACCGCCCATCAAGTCCTATAAACCCAACCCAATATGGACTTAG
- the LOC117135970 gene encoding ATP-dependent RNA helicase ddx46 isoform X2 — protein sequence MFGSSETISVQCYTERCSVYIYFNCDFFGVIQNVVQSTSILIVIFSVKFVVIKMENPNEFTEKQPPTQEQPTQEQPSKEQPTKEQPTHLPGVKEVAQKFLADLDEKQPPNQDQPTQEQPAKEQPTKEQPTKEQPTHLPRVNEVAQEFLADLDEKQPPNQDQPTQEQPSKEQPTKEQPTHLPGVKEVAQKFLADLDEKQPPNQDQPTQEQPAKEQPTKEQPTKEQPTHLPRVNEVAQEFLADLDEKQPPNQDQPTQEQPSKEQPTKEQPTKEQPTHLPRVNEVAQEFLADLDEKQPPNQDQPTQEQPSKEQPTKEQPTHLPRVNEVQKFLADLDEERKRLSAEFPLCALLIDEAVDRVYGTGHIPGKERFSDVYQQKPMKITQKVFVPVNQFPKFNFVGKILGPKGNSLRRLQEESQCKIAIKGRSSIRDRNKEEQLRSSGDRRYAHLEKNLFLEVSTVAPPAECYARIAYALAEIRKYLIPDDNDEVWHEQQRELMEMNPELAKNTKGLNLPAYRSVFEKMIGGNRTGVVKYNNLIKRYKENPPKSVFDETFGGNRTGVPKYNKLIKRDKENPPEVADMEEVAYKHRMLPSRPSMRYENRIPRPSIRTTNAAPLKRPYPYPTDVNRMREPPIKSYKPNPIWT from the exons ATGTTTGGCAGCTCCGAAACCATTTCAGTTCAGTGTTATACAGAACGTTGTTCAGTCTACATCTATTTTAATTGTGATTTTTTCGGTGTTATACAGAACGTTGTTCAGTCTACATCAATTTTAATTGTGATTTTTTCGGTAAAGTTCGTTGtgataaaaatggaaaacccaAACGAGTTTACTGAGAAACAGCCACCTACCCAGGAGCAACCTACCCAGGAGCAACCTAGCAAGGAGCAACCTACCAAGGAGCAACCTACCCACCTGCCGGGTGTGAAAGAGGTGGCCCAAAAGTTTCTCGCCGATTTGGACGAGAAACAGCCACCCAACCAAGACCAACCTACCCAGGAGCAACCTGCCAAGGAGCAACCTACCAAGGAGCAACCTACCAAGGAGCAACCTACCCACCTGCCGCGTGTGAACGAGGTGGCCCAAGAGTTTCTCGCCGATTTGGACGAGAAACAGCCACCCAACCAAGACCAACCTACCCAGGAGCAACCTAGCAAGGAGCAACCTACCAAGGAGCAACCTACCCACCTGCCGGGTGTGAAAGAGGTGGCCCAAAAGTTTCTCGCCGATTTGGACGAGAAACAGCCACCCAACCAAGACCAACCTACCCAGGAGCAACCTGCCAAGGAGCAACCTACCAAGGAGCAACCTACCAAGGAGCAACCTACCCACCTGCCGCGTGTGAACGAGGTGGCCCAAGAGTTTCTCGCCGATTTGGACGAGAAACAGCCACCCAACCAAGACCAACCTACCCAGGAGCAACCTAGCAAGGAGCAACCTACCAAGGAGCAACCTACCAAGGAGCAACCTACCCACCTGCCGCGTGTGAACGAGGTGGCCCAAGAGTTTCTCGCCGATTTGGATGAGAAACAGCCACCCAACCAAGACCAACCTACCCAGGAGCAACCTAGCAAGGAGCAACCTACCAAGGAGCAACCTACCCACCTGCCGCGTGTGAACGAGGTCCAAAAGTTTCTCGCCGATTTGGACGAGGAGCGCAAGCGATTGTCCGCGGAGTTTCCACTTTGCGCACTGCTAATAGACGAGG CTGTGGACCGTGTCTACGGCACTGGTCATATTCCCGGCAAGGAGCGCTTTTCAGACGTGTACCAGCAGAAGCCGATGAAGATTACCCAAAAGGTCTTCGTGCCCGTTAATCAGTTTCCCAAG TTCAACTTCGTTGGCAAGATCCTCGGGCCCAAGGGGAACTCACTGCGTCGCCTTCAGGAGGAGAGCCAGTGCAAGATTGCCATTAAGGGTCGCAGTTCGATCCGCGATCGTAACAAAGAGGAGCAGCTGCGCAGCTCCGGCGACCGGAGATATGCCCATCTTGAGAAGAATCTCTTTCTGGAGGTCAGCACGGTGGCCCCTCCGGCGGAGTGCTATGCCCGCATAGCCTACGCCCTGGCCGAGATCCGAAAGTATCTTATTCCAGACGATAACGACGAGGTTTGGCACGAGCAGCAGCGCGAGCTGATGGAAATGAATCccgagttggccaaaaacacTAAAGGACTCAATCTGCCTGCCTACAG ATCTGTCTTTGAAAAGATGATTGGAGGCAACAGAACTGGGGTTGTCAAGTACAACAACCTGATTAAGCGATATAAGGAAAATCCGCCCAA ATCTGTCTTCGACGAGACATTTGGAGGCAACAGAACTGGGGTTCCCAAGTACAACAAACTGATTAAGCGAGATAAGGAAAATCCGCCCGA AGTCGCCGATATGGAGGAGGTGGCCTATAAACATCGTATGCTCCCCAGTCGTCCGTCTATGCGCTATGAGAACAGAATAC CACGACCATCAATAAGAACCACAAACGCTGCGCCACTTAAACGTCCATATCCGTATCCGACTGACGTGAATCGTATGCGCGAACCGCCCATCAAGTCCTATAAACCCAACCCAATATGGACTTAG